A part of Cydia strobilella chromosome 15, ilCydStro3.1, whole genome shotgun sequence genomic DNA contains:
- the LOC134747910 gene encoding brachyurin-like: protein MLKQIVLLGLPITLYAWQLCHDESCKIASRQPRIIGGDITEQNSRPFQVALYSRVGTTGEVGFCGGSLVHPEWVLTAAHCCYHYGQEVDNVQAILGAHSLYDRYENGRRIVNVDEVRVHPDWDPESYANDIALMRLANIMQLTETIDVVRLPYLSISNYNFAGMGATASGWGIAAPGVEFVSPTLREKLMTVMTDTMCNIQYFDQLPANKVCGFHATAGTCKGDNGGPLTIWYNATEEVILIGVASFVDASGCNDELPSVFTRVQRYLQWISDNTGIVLE, encoded by the exons ATGTTGAAACAAATAGTGTTGTTAGGTTTGCCTATTACGCTGTACGCCTGGCAGCTGTGCCATGATGAGTCGTGCAAAATCGCGAGCCGACAGCCGAGGATCATTGGAGGGGACATCACGGAACAGAATTCTAGGCCTTTTCAG GTCGCCCTGTACTCGCGAGTGGGAACCACGGGCGAGGTGGGGTTCTGTGGCGGTTCGCTCGTCCACCCGGAGTGGGTGCTGACGGCCGCACACTGCTGCTACCACTACGGGCAGGAGGTCGACAACGTGCAG GCTATCCTGGGAGCACACTCGCTGTACGACCGCTACGAGAACGGGCGTCGTATCGTGAACGTGGACGAGGTGCGGGTCCACCCCGACTGGGACCCGGAATCTTATGCCAATGACATCGCCCTCATGAGGCTCGCTAACATCATGCAGCTTACAG AAACCATCGATGTAGTTCGTCTTCCGTACCTGAGTATATCCAACTATAATTTCGCTGGTATGGGAGCCACGGCATCCGGGTGGGGAATTGCGGCGCCAG GTGTGGAGTTCGTGTCACCAACGCTTCGGGAGAAGCTGATGACCGTGATGACGGACACGATGTGCAACATACAGTATTTCGACCAACTGCCCGCTAACAAGGTGTGTGGCTTCCACGCTACGGCCGGCACATGCAAG GGAGACAATGGTGGCCCATTGACGATATGGTATAATGCCACAGAGGAAGTTATTTTG ATCGGCGTGGCATCGTTTGTGGACGCGAGCGGCTGCAACGACGAACTTCCCTCTGTGTTCACGCGCGTACAGCGCTACCTGCAGTGGATCAGCGACAATACCGGCATCGTACTTGAATAA
- the LOC134747743 gene encoding brachyurin-like, protein MRVLLVGLALIVAAAAAAASVLPTAEPVLGYHDAVGIPHAAKIKAVEDRYFANQDEDVPMDPRIVGGVVAATGGHPYLAGLVISLLNVVGQSACGSSLLSANRLVTAAHCWNDGVRQAWQFEVVLGSSWLFIGGTRISTSQVVMHPSWNPSTLANDVAMIYLPTNVAFSTIIQPIALPSTTQLWDPFVGLWSTASGYGKTSDLQTGVSTASVVSQVSLQVISVAQCQLTFGHWILDSTLCTNGIGGVGICGGDSGGPLVVNSNGQNILVGISSFVAAAGCQLGHPSAFARVTSFYSFIVSHL, encoded by the exons ATGCGGGTTCTGTTAGTCGGTTTGGCTCTAAtagtggcggcggcggcggcggcggcctcgGTGCTGCCCACAGCGGAGCCGGTCCTGGGGTACCACGACGCCGTGGGCATCCCTCACGCGGCCAAAATCAAGGCAGTGGAAGACCGGTACTTCGCCAACCAAGACGAAGACGTGCCAATGGACCCTCGCATTGTGGGAGGAGTTGTTGCTGCAACCGGTGGTCATCCTTACTTG GCGGGTCTCGTCATCAGCCTCCTCAATGTAGTTGGCCAATCTGCCTGCGGCTCATCACTCCTCTCCGCCAATCGGTTGGTAACCGCGGCCCACTGCTGGAACGACGGTGTCAGGCAGGCCTGGCAGTTTGAGGTTGTCCTGGGTTCCAGTTGGCTGTTCATCGGCGGTACTAGGATCTCCACGTCGCAGGTCGTCATGCACCCGTCGTGGAACCCCTCAACGCTGGCCAATGATGTTGCTATGATCTATCTGCCTACCAATGTAGCCTTCTCAA CTATTATCCAGCCCATTGCCTTGCCATCCACCACCCAACTGTGGGACCCATTTGTGGGTCTGTGGTCTACTGCTTCTGGATACGGCAAGACCAGTGACT TACAAACCGGCGTGTCGACGGCCAGCGTGGTGAGCCAAGTGTCCCTGCAAGTGATCTCGGTGGCGCAGTGCCAACTCACTTTCGGTCACTGGATTCTCGACAGCACCCTCTGCACCAACGGTATCGGGGGCGTCGGCATCTGCGGCGGCGACTCCGGCGGTCCGCTGGTCGTTAATTCCAACGGACagaatattttg GTGGGCATCAGCTCGTTCGTAGCAGCGGCCGGTTGCCAGCTCGGCCACCCCTCGGCCTTCGCCAGGGTCACCAGCTTCTACAGCTTCATAGTCAGCCATCTGTAA